The genomic DNA GTATACTTTATCGATATGTTGGAAGCGTCTGAATATCCCAAGATTAGCATAGGTGGCGAAGAGGTTGTGGCGAGCATCGTTAATATAGGTGGTAAGTTCATCTTTACCCCAGTCTTTTGGTATATCTATGCTCATGCAATTTGCCCCATCAGTTTTTTAAAGATAGCAATTCTTTGATTCCAGCAGAACCAAAACAACGATGTTACCTGCAAACATAAGAACCTCCTTAAAGCATGGCTTGAATTATCGGATTACTTTTTATGCTAAACATTGAACTGAATTTATTACCCCCCTTTTCCCTTCATTCTCCAGTAAATTTAATATACTGTCAAGTGAAAATATGAACGGAAACAAACGGAAACAATGTGAGATTTGTCAATGGTAAGCCGGAAGAACTTTGCGGCTAATTTTATGTTGTTTTTCAAGCATTTAATCGGTTTGATTTTCTCGTTGAATACATAAGAGTATAAGTGGTATAAAAGATACGTTCAGCAGAATCAGAGATGGAAAAAGATATAAAGTCAATAATAGATAAATTAAAGAGGATGCATGGAAGGCCGAGGGTTGAACTTACCTTTACGAATCCACTGGAACTTACTATCAGCACGGTGTTATCAGCACAGTGTACGGATGAAAGGGTAAATAAGGTTACAGAGCAGCTTTTCAAGAAATACAGAACATTAAAGGATTACCTTGATGTCCCTCTTGATGTGCTTGAGGAGGATATAAAATC from Pseudomonadota bacterium includes the following:
- a CDS encoding endonuclease III — its product is MEKDIKSIIDKLKRMHGRPRVELTFTNPLELTISTVLSAQCTDERVNKVTEQLFKKYRTLKDYLDVPLDVLEEDIKSTGFYKNKAKSINTSARDIVERFKGRIPEDVDTFATIKGIGRKSANMIVGLAYGKPVIIVDTHVVRLSNR